A stretch of the Nicotiana tabacum cultivar K326 chromosome 6, ASM71507v2, whole genome shotgun sequence genome encodes the following:
- the LOC107766645 gene encoding uncharacterized protein LOC107766645, whose protein sequence is MEFTELFKQTGPYAFSPNARFLAVAVDYRLVIRDVLSLKVVQLFSCLDKITYIEWAPDSEYILCGLYKRPMIQAWSLTQPEWTCKIDEGPAGVAYARWSPDSRHILTTSEFQLRLTVWSLLNTACIHVQWPKHGSKGVSFTKDGKFAAVCTRRDCKDYVNLLSCHTWEIMGVFAVDTLDLADVQWSPDDSAIVIWDSPLEYKVLIYSPDGRCLSKYQAYESGLGVKSISWSPCSQFLAVGSYDQMLRVLNHLTWKVFAEFVHPSAVRGPCCAAIFKEVDEPLQLDMSELSLNDDFAQYSSDNAPESHIQVRYNVLEIPINLPSQKPPADKPNPKQGISLMSWSCDSQYVCTRNDSMPTVLWIWDINHLELAAILIQKDPIRAAAWDPTCPRLVLCTGSSHLYMWTPSGAYCINVPLPQFAVIDLKWNSDGSCLFLKDKESFCCAAPEMLQESSDYSSDD, encoded by the exons GTTGTGCAACTGTTTTCATGTCTGGACAAGATTACATACATTGAATGGGCCCCTGATTCTGAATACATACTTTGTGGTCTTTACAAGAGACCTATGATACAAGCATGGTCTTTGACACAACCTGAGTGGACGTGTAAGATAGATGAAGGCCCTGCAGGAGTTGCTTATGCTAGGTGGAGCCCGGACAGTCGTCACATACTCACCACATCCGAGTTTCAGCTACGGTTAACTGTTTGGTCACTGCTTAACACTGCGTGCATACATGTCCAATGGCCAAAGCATGGGTCTAAAGGGGTATCATTTACGAAGGATGGAAAGTTTGCTGCTGTCTGCACTAGACGTGATTGCAAGGATTATGTTAATCTGCTGTCTTGCCATACATGGGAGATAATGGGTGTTTTTGCTGTTGACACATTGGATTTGGCTGATGTTCAGTGGTCTCCAGATGACAGTGCTATAGTCATCTGGGATTCTCCTCTCGAGTACAAG gTTCTGATTTATTCTCCAGACGGGAGGTGCCTGTCTAAGTATCAAGCATATGAGAGTGGGCTAGGAGTAAAAAGCATTTCATGGTCACCTTGCAGCCAATTTTTGGCGGTAGGAAGCTATGACCAGATGTTACGAGTTCTGAATCACCTGACATGGAAAGTATTTGCAGAATTTGTGCACCCATCTGCTGTTAGAGGTCCGTGTTGTGCTGCTATTTTCAAG GAAGTAGATGAGCCGTTGCAACTTGATATGTCAGAATTATCACTTAATGATGATTTCGCCCAGTACAGTAGTG ATAATGCTCCGGAGTCACATATTCAAGTCAGGTACAATGTTTTGGAGATACCTATCAATCTCCCTTCTCAGAAACCTCCTGCAGATAAGCCAAATCCCAAGCAAGGAATCA GCCTCATGTCATGGAGCTGCGATAGCCAATATGTTTGCACTCGCAATGATAGCATGCCTACTGTACTCTGGATATGGGACATAAACCATCTTGAGCTAGCCGCCATCTTAATTCAAAAAGATCCCATTCGAGCTGCAGCCTGGGATCCCACATGTCCACGTTTGGTTTTATGTACTGGAAGCTCCCACTTATACATGTGGACACCTTCAGGTGCTTATTGCATAAATGTTCCATTGCCTCAATTTGCTGTAATTGATCTGAAATGGAACTCCGATGGGAGCTGTCTTTTTCTCAAAGACAAGGAATCATTCTGCTGTGCTGCTCCAGAGATGTTGCAAGAATCCAGTGATTATAGCTCTGATGACTGA